A portion of the Bacteroides faecium genome contains these proteins:
- a CDS encoding glycoside hydrolase family 88 protein, giving the protein MKKIVVGLAVMLGFCTCAHRPSGTLDVNKALDYCAEQTQRTLAELKTDSGIDYTMMPRNIMADEQHWNCRKATKEEWCAGFWPGVLWYDYEYTKDKKIREEAEKFTNSLEFLSKTPAFDHDLGFLVFCSYGNGYRLTKNPAYKQVILDTADTLATLFNPTVGTILSWPREVKPRNWPHNTIMDNMINLEMLFWAAKNGGNPYLYDVAVAHADKTMKCQFRPDYTSYHVAVYDTITGNLIKGVTHQGYADSTMWARGQAWAIYGYTVVYRETKDPKYLDFAQKVTDVYLERLPEDKVPYWDFDDPSIPNAPRDASAASVVASALLELSTYLPNGTGKRYKDAAVEMLTSLDSDSYQSGKSKPSFLLHSVGHWPNHSEIDASIIYADYYYIEALLRLKRLQEGQGVLG; this is encoded by the coding sequence ATGAAAAAAATTGTAGTAGGTCTGGCTGTGATGTTAGGGTTTTGTACGTGTGCTCATCGGCCTTCCGGTACATTGGATGTGAACAAGGCATTGGATTACTGTGCAGAGCAGACACAACGTACGCTTGCGGAACTGAAAACAGATTCCGGGATTGACTATACGATGATGCCGCGTAATATCATGGCGGACGAACAACACTGGAACTGTCGTAAAGCTACGAAAGAAGAATGGTGTGCCGGTTTCTGGCCGGGAGTGCTGTGGTACGATTACGAATATACAAAGGATAAGAAGATTCGGGAAGAAGCGGAGAAGTTCACAAACTCCCTGGAGTTTCTTTCCAAGACTCCGGCTTTCGACCATGATTTGGGATTCCTCGTCTTTTGCAGTTATGGGAACGGTTATCGCCTGACCAAGAATCCGGCGTACAAGCAAGTAATTCTGGACACAGCCGACACATTGGCTACATTATTCAATCCGACAGTAGGGACAATCCTTTCATGGCCTCGCGAAGTGAAACCACGCAACTGGCCGCACAATACAATCATGGACAACATGATTAACCTCGAAATGCTCTTTTGGGCGGCAAAGAATGGCGGCAACCCCTACCTGTATGATGTAGCGGTAGCTCATGCGGATAAGACTATGAAATGCCAGTTCCGTCCCGATTATACTTCGTACCATGTAGCTGTATATGATACCATTACAGGAAATCTGATTAAAGGAGTCACCCATCAGGGATATGCTGACAGCACTATGTGGGCACGAGGGCAGGCATGGGCAATCTATGGATATACCGTAGTCTATCGTGAAACGAAAGACCCTAAATATCTTGACTTTGCGCAGAAAGTGACCGATGTCTATTTGGAAAGGCTTCCCGAAGACAAAGTGCCCTACTGGGATTTTGACGACCCGAGTATTCCGAACGCTCCCCGTGATGCTTCGGCAGCTTCGGTGGTTGCTTCCGCTTTGCTCGAACTGTCTACATATCTTCCGAACGGAACGGGAAAACGCTATAAGGATGCGGCTGTCGAGATGTTGACAAGCTTGGATTCTGATAGCTATCAGAGTGGTAAAAGCAAACCCTCATTCCTGCTGCATAGCGTAGGGCATTGGCCGAACCATTCGGAAATTGATGCATCCATCATCTATGCGGATTACTATTACATCGAAGCATTGCTGAGATTGAAACGCCTGCAGGAAGGACAGGGAGTGCTTGGATAA
- a CDS encoding alginate lyase family protein: MNKMKIHTIIGAGLFALTSTALFACSEIEDGSNDMSSWPEVKDYVTTLEHPCMLHTETDFEFVKGKVQSGAQPWKNAFDHLTRGGNNLSQSGYKASPVKLLARLDQNNWAGKYPNDWNNYTKLMRDAAAAYQLALRWKLSETDGTQYADAAIAILNDWAKTCTGFIVNDKGEFIDPNEFLIFIQVHQIANAAEIMRSYSGWQEADLAKFKSWIADVFYPHITKFLSTHNGNECALHYWLNWDLSAMTALLSIGILTDDNFKINEAIQYFKFGIGSGNIGNSVPFTHLDPDSNEMLGQCQESGRDQGHATLCVSLLGAFCQMAKNVGEDLFIFDDGRALAMCEYVAKYNIGGAETGSSSASWKMTGFRYTDNDLPYTTYTNCSGSWDTISAQERREGKDSRGEVRPAWELVNRLAQDYGKSSIYAKMWVDKMRENAGRGNSDGGAGDYGPNSGGYDQLGFGTLMFAKE, encoded by the coding sequence ATGAATAAGATGAAAATACATACAATAATAGGAGCAGGGCTTTTCGCCCTGACTTCTACTGCACTTTTCGCATGCAGTGAGATAGAAGACGGCTCTAATGATATGAGCAGTTGGCCGGAAGTAAAAGATTATGTTACGACCTTGGAGCATCCTTGCATGCTCCATACGGAAACGGATTTTGAGTTCGTAAAAGGAAAGGTACAATCCGGTGCACAGCCTTGGAAGAACGCATTCGACCATTTAACTCGTGGTGGAAACAACTTGTCGCAATCCGGCTATAAGGCATCTCCTGTGAAATTGTTGGCACGTCTCGACCAAAATAACTGGGCGGGTAAATATCCTAATGACTGGAATAATTACACGAAATTGATGAGAGATGCTGCAGCCGCCTATCAATTGGCTCTTCGATGGAAATTGTCGGAGACGGATGGCACACAATATGCAGATGCAGCTATTGCTATTCTGAATGATTGGGCTAAAACCTGTACCGGCTTTATCGTGAACGATAAAGGGGAATTTATAGACCCGAACGAGTTCCTGATTTTTATACAAGTGCATCAAATAGCAAATGCAGCGGAAATAATGCGCTCTTACTCCGGATGGCAGGAAGCTGACCTTGCAAAGTTCAAATCATGGATAGCTGATGTGTTCTATCCCCATATTACGAAATTCCTGTCCACGCACAATGGCAACGAATGTGCGCTTCATTATTGGCTGAACTGGGATTTATCTGCAATGACTGCATTGCTTTCTATCGGTATTCTGACAGATGATAACTTCAAAATCAATGAAGCCATTCAATACTTTAAGTTTGGTATCGGTTCGGGAAATATAGGAAACAGTGTTCCGTTTACACACCTGGACCCGGATAGTAATGAAATGTTGGGACAATGTCAGGAATCAGGTCGTGACCAGGGACATGCTACTTTGTGTGTCAGCTTGTTAGGCGCTTTCTGCCAGATGGCAAAGAATGTGGGTGAAGACCTTTTCATATTCGATGACGGACGTGCATTAGCTATGTGTGAGTATGTGGCTAAATACAATATCGGTGGTGCTGAAACTGGTAGCTCAAGTGCTAGTTGGAAGATGACCGGTTTTAGATATACGGATAATGACTTGCCTTATACTACCTATACTAATTGTAGTGGTAGCTGGGATACTATCTCGGCACAGGAAAGAAGAGAAGGAAAAGATTCCCGTGGTGAGGTGCGTCCTGCATGGGAATTAGTGAACCGTCTGGCACAGGATTATGGAAAATCAAGTATCTATGCCAAGATGTGGGTAGATAAGATGCGTGAGAACGCTGGTCGCGGAAATTCAGATGGCGGAGCCGGTGATTACGGACCTAATAGCGGTGGCTATGACCAATTAGGTTTCGGTACATTGATGTTTGCCAAAGAATAA
- a CDS encoding hemolysin family protein yields MEFLIILLLLILNGVFAMYEIALVSSSKARLETLVAKGNKSARGVLKQLEEPEKFLSTIQIGITLIGIVSGAYGGVAIADDLVPLFSLIPGAEAYARNLAMVTTVAIITYLSLIIGELVPKSIALSNPERYAILFSPIMILLTKVSYPFVWLLSISTRLLNRLIGLKSEERPMTQEEIKMILHQSSEQGVIDKEETEMIRDVFRFSDKRANELMTHRRDLIILHPDDTREKVMKVIEEEHYSKYLLVDERKDEIIGVVSVKDIILMMGNLKEFNLREIARPPLFIPESLYANKVLELFKKNKNKFGVVVNEYGSTEGIITLHDLTESIFGDILEEDETEEEEIVTRQDGSMLVEASMNIDDFMEEMGILSYEDLESEDFTTLGGLAMFLIGRIPKAGDIFTYKNLQFEVVDMDRGRVDKLLVIKRDEE; encoded by the coding sequence ATGGAATTTCTTATTATTCTTCTCTTACTCATACTGAATGGCGTATTTGCCATGTATGAAATTGCGCTGGTATCTTCCAGCAAAGCACGTCTCGAAACCCTCGTAGCCAAAGGCAATAAATCCGCACGCGGAGTATTAAAACAACTGGAAGAACCGGAAAAGTTCTTGTCTACTATCCAAATCGGCATTACCCTTATCGGTATCGTATCCGGTGCTTATGGTGGAGTAGCCATCGCGGACGACCTGGTTCCTCTGTTCTCTCTTATTCCGGGAGCAGAAGCGTACGCACGCAATCTGGCTATGGTTACTACCGTAGCAATCATCACTTATCTTTCCCTTATCATCGGAGAGTTGGTTCCTAAATCCATCGCTCTCAGCAACCCGGAAAGGTATGCAATCTTATTCAGCCCTATTATGATTCTGCTGACAAAGGTATCCTATCCTTTTGTCTGGTTACTCAGTATCTCCACCCGACTGCTGAACAGGCTTATCGGCTTGAAAAGCGAAGAGCGCCCCATGACGCAGGAAGAGATAAAGATGATTCTCCACCAAAGTTCGGAACAGGGGGTGATTGACAAGGAAGAGACGGAAATGATACGCGACGTGTTCCGCTTTTCGGACAAACGCGCCAACGAACTAATGACACACCGCAGGGACCTCATCATCCTTCATCCGGACGATACGCGGGAAAAGGTGATGAAAGTCATTGAAGAAGAACATTACAGTAAATATCTGCTGGTGGACGAACGGAAAGACGAGATTATCGGAGTGGTTTCCGTAAAGGATATTATCTTGATGATGGGCAATTTGAAGGAGTTCAATCTGCGTGAGATAGCCCGCCCGCCCCTCTTTATACCGGAAAGTTTGTATGCAAATAAAGTTTTAGAGCTATTCAAGAAGAACAAAAATAAGTTCGGAGTTGTTGTTAACGAGTATGGCAGTACAGAAGGCATTATCACACTGCACGACCTGACCGAAAGTATCTTTGGAGACATCCTCGAAGAGGACGAAACGGAAGAAGAAGAAATCGTCACAAGGCAGGACGGTTCGATGCTGGTGGAAGCTTCGATGAACATCGACGACTTCATGGAAGAGATGGGAATCCTGTCTTATGAAGACTTGGAATCGGAAGACTTCACCACGTTAGGCGGACTGGCAATGTTTCTGATAGGCCGTATCCCGAAAGCCGGAGACATCTTTACTTACAAGAACCTGCAATTCGAAGTAGTAGACATGGACCGGGGACGAGTAGACAAACTGCTGGTCATCAAACGGGATGAAGAATAA
- a CDS encoding copper resistance protein NlpE, translating to MKKVIMLAAVVAALASCQSKANKTAEAEADSLAIAMTPITEMTEVYAGTLPAADGPGIDYVLTLNAATDGVDTTYTLDMTYLDAEGQGKNKTFTSKGKQQTVHKVVNKKPVTAVKLTPKDSNDEPMYFVVVNDTTLRLVNDSLQEAVSDLNYDIIKVKQ from the coding sequence ATGAAAAAAGTAATTATGTTAGCAGCCGTCGTAGCTGCTTTGGCATCTTGCCAATCAAAAGCCAACAAAACCGCAGAGGCAGAAGCAGACAGTCTTGCCATTGCCATGACTCCAATCACTGAAATGACTGAAGTTTACGCTGGTACTCTCCCTGCTGCCGACGGTCCGGGCATCGACTATGTACTGACCCTGAACGCTGCAACCGACGGTGTAGATACCACTTATACACTGGATATGACTTACCTCGATGCAGAAGGTCAAGGCAAAAACAAAACTTTCACTTCTAAAGGAAAACAGCAGACTGTACACAAAGTCGTGAACAAAAAACCTGTAACTGCTGTTAAGTTAACTCCGAAGGATAGTAATGACGAGCCGATGTATTTCGTAGTTGTAAACGATACTACTCTCCGTCTGGTGAACGATAGCTTACAGGAAGCTGTCAGCGATTTGAATTATGACATCATCAAGGTGAAACAATAA
- a CDS encoding M48 family metallopeptidase has translation MKRQIAMIALVLLGMGMTASAQFGKKFNVGKALQAGKDVVSAVTLSDADIANMSKEYMVWMDAHNPLTKPDTEYGKRLEKLTGNIKEMDGLKLDFGVYEVVDVNAFACGDGSVRICAGLMDVMTDEEVMAVIGHEIGHVVHTDSKDAMKNAYLRSAVKNAAGAASDKVAKLTDSELGAMAEALAGAQYSQKQENEADEYGVEFCVKNNIDPYAMANSLTKLAELAKGAPQSSYVQRMFSSHPDTAKRIERAKAKADSYAKK, from the coding sequence ATGAAAAGACAAATTGCTATGATTGCCTTGGTTTTATTAGGCATGGGAATGACAGCTTCCGCACAGTTCGGAAAGAAATTTAATGTAGGGAAAGCCCTGCAAGCAGGAAAAGACGTAGTATCGGCAGTTACTTTATCGGATGCCGACATCGCCAACATGAGTAAGGAATATATGGTATGGATGGACGCGCATAATCCACTGACAAAACCTGACACAGAGTATGGCAAACGTTTAGAGAAACTGACCGGGAACATCAAAGAGATGGACGGGCTGAAACTGGACTTCGGTGTTTATGAAGTAGTAGACGTCAATGCCTTTGCCTGTGGCGACGGTAGTGTACGCATCTGTGCCGGACTGATGGACGTTATGACTGACGAAGAAGTGATGGCAGTGATCGGACATGAAATCGGTCACGTGGTTCACACAGACTCTAAAGACGCAATGAAGAACGCCTATCTCCGCTCGGCAGTGAAGAATGCAGCGGGAGCAGCTAGCGACAAGGTTGCCAAACTGACCGACTCTGAACTGGGAGCTATGGCAGAAGCTCTTGCCGGCGCACAGTATTCACAAAAGCAAGAAAACGAAGCAGACGAATATGGCGTTGAATTCTGCGTAAAAAACAACATCGACCCTTACGCTATGGCTAATTCATTAACCAAACTGGCTGAACTGGCAAAGGGTGCTCCGCAATCTTCTTACGTGCAGAGAATGTTCTCCTCTCACCCGGATACTGCGAAACGTATCGAACGCGCCAAAGCTAAAGCAGACAGCTACGCTAAGAAATAA
- a CDS encoding fasciclin domain-containing protein translates to MNKRLLMYLCGVVICFMAACSDNEDEQTKPQEQPKETPEVITEVVETLEETVPQASDFVEVLKKADLTGVTAEKITVFAVRNELTNTRANVGLDTVSVKRHIVVGTHKKEELTDGQELTSVSGEQLLVSKAGDEISINGVVVAGEPVQAGDSYIYVVPKVIPAREPGSSEPILHYTTLKVRKLTGDDYGTSSPLEGVVVKALNSTRDSLARYETNSSGEVTISHASDTIFYQLYKAGYQTYVDWNVDGKIDENELIPEGGLNMVIYTASGNKTESCFMKEQADDEMPLDEAKEQWQSCIKNFYDQNRVLNQKLCYGFGNFSYRNDIDSCSYEYWRTAYKAIDLGVRLQKKGANVGSSWKDFSNSVQIDMSLIYADILGFYSKAMIWDAGSDRFVSDTNALIQSLDKVVQELSEQQKGAAYAIAARVYLNQKEYNKAYEYCERVIAMERYGLVPNKDVFASQTNKSVLWSGYKDDNLTLAKGTYYHLLRYQEVLLMKSEAANELGKIAEAIAPLNQIMLAEGKAEIAPAGSTKEEIRKYINTLFDTYLQHEGLEYLTWRRWGILDAKIGNKFGYQSPKNSLLPIPKAISIQYPEMTQNPGYY, encoded by the coding sequence ATGAATAAAAGACTATTAATGTATTTATGCGGTGTAGTGATATGCTTTATGGCTGCCTGCTCCGATAATGAAGATGAACAGACGAAACCACAAGAACAACCCAAAGAAACACCGGAAGTAATAACGGAAGTGGTGGAGACTTTGGAAGAGACGGTGCCTCAGGCAAGTGACTTTGTTGAAGTGTTGAAGAAAGCCGATTTGACAGGAGTTACTGCCGAAAAGATTACCGTATTTGCCGTTAGGAATGAACTAACTAACACAAGAGCGAATGTGGGGCTGGATACAGTGTCGGTGAAACGTCATATCGTTGTCGGTACTCATAAAAAAGAAGAACTGACGGACGGACAGGAGTTGACAAGTGTGAGCGGTGAACAATTACTGGTTTCCAAGGCAGGCGACGAAATTTCTATAAACGGTGTCGTTGTAGCCGGAGAACCGGTACAGGCGGGTGACAGTTATATCTATGTTGTTCCTAAAGTGATACCGGCACGTGAACCCGGTTCATCCGAGCCGATATTGCATTATACCACTCTTAAGGTTAGGAAATTGACAGGAGATGATTATGGTACTTCCTCGCCATTGGAAGGCGTTGTTGTAAAAGCGTTGAACAGCACCAGGGATTCGTTGGCTCGTTATGAAACAAATAGTTCGGGTGAAGTGACAATCAGTCATGCTTCCGATACCATTTTCTATCAGTTGTATAAAGCCGGTTATCAAACGTATGTTGACTGGAATGTCGACGGTAAGATTGACGAGAACGAACTGATACCGGAAGGGGGATTGAATATGGTCATCTACACTGCTAGCGGAAACAAAACAGAAAGCTGCTTCATGAAAGAACAGGCGGATGATGAAATGCCATTGGATGAGGCAAAGGAGCAGTGGCAGTCTTGCATTAAGAATTTCTACGACCAGAACCGTGTACTTAATCAGAAGTTGTGTTATGGATTTGGCAATTTCTCATATCGTAACGATATTGATTCCTGTTCTTATGAGTATTGGAGAACGGCTTATAAGGCAATTGATTTAGGCGTACGTCTGCAAAAGAAAGGTGCAAATGTAGGTTCTTCCTGGAAGGACTTCTCCAATTCAGTACAAATAGACATGAGTTTGATTTATGCTGATATTCTGGGATTTTATAGTAAGGCTATGATATGGGATGCCGGAAGTGATAGATTTGTAAGTGATACGAACGCTTTGATTCAATCTTTGGATAAAGTGGTGCAAGAGCTTTCGGAACAACAGAAGGGAGCTGCTTATGCGATAGCCGCAAGGGTTTACCTGAATCAGAAAGAATATAATAAGGCATATGAGTATTGCGAGAGAGTGATAGCTATGGAGCGGTATGGACTTGTTCCAAACAAGGACGTATTTGCCAGCCAGACGAATAAATCAGTACTTTGGAGTGGTTATAAAGATGATAACCTGACTTTGGCTAAAGGAACTTATTACCACCTTCTCCGTTATCAGGAAGTCCTTTTGATGAAGTCGGAAGCGGCTAATGAATTGGGTAAGATAGCGGAGGCAATAGCTCCTTTAAATCAAATAATGCTGGCAGAAGGAAAAGCGGAAATAGCACCTGCAGGTTCTACTAAGGAAGAAATCAGAAAATATATTAATACATTGTTTGATACCTATTTGCAACATGAAGGCTTGGAATATTTGACTTGGAGACGCTGGGGAATACTGGATGCAAAGATTGGAAACAAGTTTGGCTATCAGTCTCCTAAGAACTCGTTACTCCCGATTCCTAAGGCAATCTCGATACAATATCCGGAAATGACACAGAATCCGGGATATTATTAA
- a CDS encoding glycoside hydrolase family 43 protein, giving the protein MRKKILFLAGMMACCTWAGAQEISKTWVADKGNGTYQNPVLHADYSDPDVCAVGEDFYMTASSFNCIPGIPILHSKDLVNWSLVNYALPVQEPKEFFDKAQHGKGVWAPSIRFHNGEFYIYWGDPDYGIYMIKAEDPKGKWSKPLLVKAGKGMIDATPLWDEDGKVYLIYAYAGSRSGVNSILVISELNAEGTEVISDPVMVFDGNDGKNHTVEGPKLYKRNGYYYIFAPAGGVAAGWQLVLRSKNIYGPYESKIVMAQGKTNINGPHQGGWVDTHTGESWFVNFQDKGAYGRVIHLNPMTWVNNWPVIGVDKDKDGCGEPVTIYKKPNVGKTYPVATPPESDEFNTRHLGLQWQWHANKQDTYGFTTDLGYIRLYAGSLSKEFVNFWEVPNLLMQKFPAEEFAATTKLTFTAKQDGEQAGLIVMGWDYSYLSIRKAGDKFILQQAVCKDAEQQNPEQVKELASIPVEYLKMPGVADNEWKTVYLQVKVRKGAVCTFAYSLDGKKYTTVGEPFTARQGKWIGAKVGVFCVTPNDGNRGWADVDWFRVN; this is encoded by the coding sequence ATGCGTAAAAAGATTCTGTTTTTGGCAGGGATGATGGCTTGCTGTACATGGGCAGGCGCACAAGAAATCTCTAAGACCTGGGTGGCTGATAAGGGAAATGGAACTTATCAGAACCCGGTTCTTCATGCTGATTATTCCGACCCGGATGTATGTGCAGTCGGAGAAGATTTCTATATGACGGCATCCAGTTTTAATTGTATTCCCGGAATTCCTATCCTTCACTCCAAAGATTTGGTGAATTGGTCGCTGGTGAACTATGCGTTGCCGGTGCAGGAACCGAAAGAATTTTTCGATAAGGCACAGCACGGCAAGGGCGTATGGGCGCCTTCTATCCGTTTTCATAACGGGGAGTTTTATATCTATTGGGGCGATCCGGACTATGGAATCTACATGATAAAGGCGGAAGACCCGAAAGGAAAATGGAGCAAGCCCTTATTGGTGAAAGCCGGAAAAGGGATGATTGACGCCACTCCTTTGTGGGACGAAGACGGAAAGGTATATTTGATATACGCTTATGCGGGAAGCCGTAGCGGAGTGAACAGTATCCTTGTGATTTCTGAACTGAATGCGGAAGGAACGGAAGTTATCTCCGACCCGGTAATGGTATTCGACGGTAACGATGGAAAGAACCATACAGTAGAAGGTCCGAAACTTTACAAGAGGAACGGATACTATTATATTTTTGCTCCGGCAGGTGGCGTGGCTGCCGGTTGGCAACTGGTGCTTCGCTCAAAGAACATCTATGGCCCTTACGAATCAAAAATCGTGATGGCACAAGGCAAAACGAATATAAACGGTCCTCATCAAGGCGGTTGGGTAGATACTCATACAGGTGAATCCTGGTTCGTTAATTTTCAAGATAAAGGGGCTTACGGGCGTGTGATTCACCTGAATCCGATGACTTGGGTAAATAACTGGCCGGTAATCGGAGTGGATAAAGATAAAGACGGTTGTGGTGAACCGGTGACTATATATAAGAAGCCGAATGTAGGAAAGACTTATCCGGTAGCTACTCCGCCGGAAAGTGATGAATTCAATACCCGCCATTTAGGATTACAGTGGCAATGGCATGCTAATAAGCAAGATACTTACGGATTCACTACCGACTTGGGATATATCCGCCTGTATGCGGGCAGCCTTTCAAAAGAGTTTGTGAACTTTTGGGAAGTGCCGAACCTGTTGATGCAGAAGTTTCCTGCGGAAGAATTTGCAGCCACTACCAAGTTGACGTTTACCGCAAAACAGGATGGCGAACAAGCCGGACTTATCGTGATGGGGTGGGATTACAGTTATCTTTCTATCCGTAAGGCTGGTGATAAGTTTATTCTGCAACAGGCAGTCTGCAAAGATGCGGAACAGCAGAATCCCGAACAAGTGAAAGAATTGGCAAGTATTCCGGTAGAATATCTGAAGATGCCCGGTGTAGCAGATAATGAATGGAAAACAGTTTACTTGCAGGTCAAAGTCCGTAAAGGTGCTGTTTGTACATTTGCTTATAGCTTGGACGGAAAGAAATATACGACAGTAGGAGAACCTTTCACCGCCCGCCAGGGCAAATGGATTGGAGCCAAGGTCGGTGTATTCTGTGTAACTCCTAACGATGGCAATCGTGGTTGGGCAGATGTAGACTGGTTTAGAGTAAATTAA
- a CDS encoding Ig-like domain-containing protein has product MKRDYIKYFVGLAACSLLGLTACDDDKDLGEKMDEMITISAITLEDTQYDAGNKTICLLKNKELQLSWSIMPESATNTNVQWTSSDESVATVTQEGLVMTKDKAGKAIITMTPEIGFGPEATIVTRTVEVMDEYTYMSTINITNVPAEEIAAGDEYQLTVSSEPETTTFKRYKWTSSNPEIATVDEKTGLVTGISKGDATITVTADDFSSNPVSASCEIGVKIVTPITGMTFTEDAELNQLGYGQEYQIKYTLEPVDATASLLTWTSDNPEVISVDKTGKLKVHTTKATSAVITASYGPVVQNVTVTVADGRFWYSLGNGLGNGLDNNWYLDGNNASVVSSDGNKTTVQMGSGYRGDLWLARSGKGKIVNVTPADYRYFAIKIGFKSQLIPGKNKPNGCIKLEIFDDGIKKIGPEYFGTGGDANNRYEILGASEILTTEPNVLYYDLQSRYKTVTPTDWNQVFDLVQCKFVIADFPETAQTYDLYWIRSFKSIEELQAFVDSENNTNE; this is encoded by the coding sequence ATGAAAAGAGATTATATAAAATATTTTGTCGGACTGGCTGCTTGTTCGCTTTTAGGTCTGACTGCATGTGATGATGATAAGGATTTGGGAGAGAAGATGGATGAGATGATTACAATATCTGCCATTACTCTTGAAGATACTCAATATGACGCAGGAAATAAAACGATTTGTTTGCTAAAGAATAAGGAACTTCAGCTCTCTTGGAGTATCATGCCCGAGAGTGCGACCAATACGAATGTACAATGGACATCGTCTGATGAATCTGTTGCGACAGTTACACAGGAAGGTCTGGTTATGACTAAAGATAAAGCGGGAAAAGCTATCATAACAATGACACCGGAAATAGGCTTCGGACCTGAGGCGACTATCGTCACCAGAACAGTTGAAGTTATGGACGAATATACTTATATGTCGACCATCAATATAACTAATGTTCCGGCAGAGGAGATTGCGGCAGGCGATGAATATCAATTAACTGTTTCTTCAGAACCGGAAACTACTACGTTCAAGCGTTATAAATGGACAAGTAGTAACCCGGAGATAGCTACGGTGGATGAGAAGACAGGATTGGTGACTGGAATCAGCAAAGGGGATGCGACTATTACAGTGACGGCTGATGATTTCAGTTCAAATCCGGTGTCTGCAAGTTGCGAGATAGGGGTTAAGATAGTAACTCCAATTACCGGAATGACGTTTACTGAAGATGCGGAACTAAATCAATTGGGATATGGACAGGAATATCAGATTAAGTACACGTTGGAACCGGTAGATGCTACTGCTTCGCTGCTGACTTGGACGAGTGATAATCCGGAGGTGATTAGTGTGGATAAAACAGGAAAATTGAAAGTACATACTACTAAGGCTACTTCTGCTGTGATAACAGCTTCTTATGGCCCTGTTGTACAAAATGTAACTGTCACAGTTGCCGATGGACGTTTCTGGTATTCATTAGGTAATGGTTTGGGTAACGGACTGGATAATAATTGGTATTTGGATGGCAACAATGCGTCTGTCGTTTCATCTGACGGAAATAAGACTACTGTTCAGATGGGCTCCGGATACCGTGGCGACTTATGGCTTGCAAGAAGTGGTAAAGGAAAAATTGTAAATGTAACTCCTGCTGATTATAGATATTTTGCCATTAAGATAGGATTTAAATCTCAATTGATACCAGGAAAGAACAAACCCAATGGTTGTATTAAATTAGAGATTTTTGATGATGGCATTAAGAAAATCGGTCCTGAATATTTTGGAACAGGCGGAGATGCTAATAATAGATACGAGATTCTGGGTGCAAGTGAGATTTTGACTACGGAGCCAAATGTCTTATATTACGACTTACAGTCAAGATATAAAACTGTGACTCCTACAGATTGGAATCAGGTATTTGATTTAGTGCAATGTAAGTTTGTAATTGCCGATTTCCCGGAAACTGCTCAGACTTATGATCTTTACTGGATTCGTTCTTTCAAATCCATAGAGGAACTTCAAGCTTTTGTAGATAGTGAAAACAATACTAACGAATAA